In the Candidatus Mycosynbacter amalyticus genome, one interval contains:
- a CDS encoding TlyA family RNA methyltransferase, producing MMKTRLDAYLTHHKLVPTRSQAEGTIRLGNVTVNGRVVTKPGTFVGDKDDVKLQEKERYVSRAGLKLASVAQLLGVDFRGRTVLDVGSSTGGFTDYALQHGATKVWAVDVGTEQLHPSLRSDVRIDLHEKTDIRDFIMTDKPDVVVMDVSFISLREILPHIATELSNKNTQIVAMLKPQFEAGKHQVNKGVIKNDSVRRKILKDFEDWSHQYFVIQDKRDSEVAGTKGNRERFYLLRTTH from the coding sequence ATGATGAAAACACGACTTGACGCGTATTTGACGCACCACAAACTTGTCCCCACGCGCTCACAGGCCGAGGGGACGATTCGACTTGGTAACGTGACTGTAAATGGTAGGGTGGTTACCAAGCCGGGCACATTTGTGGGTGACAAAGACGACGTGAAGTTGCAGGAAAAGGAGCGCTACGTGAGTAGGGCAGGACTCAAGCTGGCCAGCGTGGCGCAGCTGCTAGGTGTGGATTTTCGGGGTAGAACTGTGCTGGATGTCGGGTCAAGTACTGGTGGATTTACCGACTATGCGTTGCAGCATGGCGCCACAAAAGTGTGGGCGGTGGACGTGGGGACAGAGCAGTTGCATCCGAGCCTGCGCAGCGACGTACGTATCGATCTGCACGAAAAGACAGATATACGCGATTTCATAATGACAGACAAACCAGATGTCGTGGTGATGGACGTATCGTTTATTAGCTTACGCGAGATTCTACCCCATATAGCTACGGAGTTGAGCAACAAAAATACTCAGATAGTTGCCATGCTCAAGCCCCAGTTCGAGGCAGGTAAACACCAGGTGAACAAAGGCGTGATTAAAAATGATTCCGTGCGACGGAAGATACTGAAAGATTTTGAAGATTGGTCACACCAGTATTTTGTAATTCAGGACAAGCGTGACAGTGAAGTAGCTGGTACGAAGGGGAATCGTGAGCGCTTCTACTTACTACGCACTACACATTGA